In one window of Mercurialis annua linkage group LG4, ddMerAnnu1.2, whole genome shotgun sequence DNA:
- the LOC126679552 gene encoding uncharacterized protein LOC126679552, protein MKAATAVTKATIFSFNNDRFSLSPSLLLVPSPPRLPSTLTLKQHRHVKLLFVAKAADSTQPSSTASSPAKPVVSDDEFSLAKVSFGVIGLGLGVSLLSYGFGAYFNILPGSEWSALMLTYGFPLAIIGMALKYAELKPVPCLTYSDAQMIRETSATPILKQVRNDVIRYRYGDEQHLEEALQRIFQYGQGGGVSRRNAPILQTIREEVTEDGRYCLVLVFMAKALQLSDFEKRQAKFASFFGPNITAEVGKGEDNLYEVKLIANKNANASAS, encoded by the exons ATGAAGGCAGCGACAGCAGTAACCAAAGCTACAATCTTTAGCTTTAACAATGACCGATTCTCACTGTCACCGTCCCTGCTCCTAGTTCCATCACCACCTCGTCTTCCTTCAACTTTGACCCTTAAACAACACCGTCATGTGAAGCTACTGTTTGTTGCTAAAGCTGCCGATTCAACTCAGCCTTCTTCTACCGCCTCTTCTCCGGCTAAACCTGTTGTTTCTGATGATGAATTCTCTCTTGCCAAG GTCTCATTTGGTGTAATTGGACTGGGTCTTGGAGTTTCACTCTTGTC GTATGGTTTTGGGGCTTACTTTAATATTCTTCCAGGCTCTGAATGGTCTGCTTTAATGTTGACTTATGGCTTTCCTCTTGCAATTATTGGTATGGCTCTCAAG TATGCGGAATTGAAGCCAGTTCCATGCTTAACTTATTCTGATGCTCAAATGATTAGGGAGACAAGTGCCACTCCAATCCTTAAACAG GTCAGAAATGATGTTATAAGATACCGGTATGGAGATGAGCAGCATTTGGAAGAGGCATTGCAACGGATTTTCCAATATGGTCAG GGAGGAGGAGTTTCAAGGAGGAATGCACCTATTCTCCAGACGATACGCGAAGAG GTCACTGAGGATGGTAGATACTGCCTAGTCCTGGTCTTTATGGCAAAAGCTTTACAGTTGTCAGATTTTGAGAAAAGACAG GCAAAATTTGCTTCATTCTTTGGACCGAACATCACAGCTGAAGTAG GTAAGGGGGAAGACAACCTGTATGAAGTAAAACTTATTGCAAACAAAAATGCAAATGCATCAGCTTCATGA